A genomic region of Nerophis lumbriciformis linkage group LG28, RoL_Nlum_v2.1, whole genome shotgun sequence contains the following coding sequences:
- the LOC133570638 gene encoding uncharacterized protein has protein sequence MAVGKQQADGRLVGRSMVEDVQQPLHIKEEEDDPQPTYIKEEEGDPQPTHMKEEEEDPHMKEEEEGECVVGQEEDDVSKFPLTVVSVKTEEHEDKAPESSQLHHSPNVQRVSAGSHEEEWHTSVGQKELQAPSHIKEEQLHDEDEAQSLQLHHSQSEENRGAELVSQHITEADGEHCEDIKSEPDSIFAPLSDMDHMMSHSSDHSDHIQKPLESKNDSKGDTRHHTNNKHVDSSECGKLFRWKSHFTVHMRIHTGEKPFTCSVCKKSFYTKQSMTTHMRTHTGEKPFTCSVCKKSFSRKVHMTTHMRTHTGEKPFACSACAKRFNNKNDMILHMRTHTGEKLFTCSVCKKSFSRKEQVTTHMRTHTGEKPFTCSVCKKSFYSKQIMTTHMRRTHTGDKHFVCSACAKRFNTKIEMILHMRTHTGEKPFTCSVCKKSFSRKPHMTRHMRTHTGEKPFSCSACAKRFNTKNNMILHMRTHTGEKPFTCSVCKKTFSTKQRMTRHMRIHTGEKPFSCTVCDKMFRFKNQVSRHKCVTVMEAAGM, from the exons ATGGCTGTAGGCAAACAGCAGGCCGATGGAAGGCTAGttggcaggtcgatggtggaag acgttcaacagccccttcacattaaagaagaagaggatgatccacagcccacctacattaaagaggaagagggggatccacagcccacccatatgaaagaggaagaggaggatccacacatgaaagaggaagaggagggagagtgtgttgtagggcaggaggaggacgatgtcagcaagtttccactgactgttgtctctgtgaagactgaagagcatgaagacaaagcacctgagtcctcacagcttcatcacagtccaa acgtccagcgggtgtcagcggggagtcatgaagaggagtggcacaccagtgtgggacagaaggagctacaggccccctcccacattaaagaggagcagcttcatgatgaagatgaagctcagtccttacagcttcatcacagtcaaagtgaggagaacagaggggcggagcttgtaagtcaacacatcacagaagctgatggagagcattgtgaagatatcaagtcagaaccagacagcatctttgctccactgtcagacatggaccacatgatgtcacactcttctgatcacagtgaccacatccaaaaacctttggagagtaaaaatgactctaaaggtgatacgagacatcacactaacaacaaacacgttgacagctctgaatgtgggaaattatTTAGATGGAAGAGTCattttacagtacacatgagaatacatactggagagaaaccttttacttgctctgtttgtaagaaaagtttctacacaaagcaaagcatgaccacacacatgagaacacacactggagagaaaccttttacttgctccgtttgtaagaagagtttctccagaaaggtacacatgaccacacacatgagaacacacactggagagaaaccttttgcttgctcagcttgtgctaaaagattcaacaataagaatgacatgatattacacatgagaacacacacaggtgagaaactttttacttgctctgtttgtaagaagagtttctccagaaaggaacaagtgaccacacacatgagaacacacactggagagaaaccttttacttgctctgtttgtaagaagagtttctacagcaagcaaatcatgaccacacacatgaggaggacacacactggagataaacattttgtttgctcagcttgtgctaaaagattcaacactaagattgaaatgatattacacatgagaacacacacaggtgagaaaccctttacttgctctgtttgtaagaagagtttctctagAAAGCcacacatgaccagacacatgagaacacacactggagagaaacctttttcttgctcagcttgtgctaaaagattcaacactaagaataacatgatattacacatgagaacacacacaggtgagaaaccctttacttgctctgtttgtaagaagacttTCTCCACAAAGCAacgcatgaccagacacatgagaatacacactggagagaaaccgtttagttgcactgtgtgtgataagatgttcaggtttaagaatcaggtcagtagacacaagtgtgtaacagtcatggaagctgcagggatgtaa
- the LOC133570652 gene encoding uncharacterized protein, producing MRIHTGEKPFSCSECGKSFVTNQSLKAHMGTHTGEKPFSCSICGKGLTHRQHLKIHMRIHTGEKPFSCSKCSKSFVTNQSLKAHMGTHTGEKPFSCSICSKGLTHRQHLKVHMRIHTGEKPFSCSECGKSFIINQSLKAHMRTHTGEKPFSCSICGKDFTHRPHLKVHMRTHTGEKPFSCSICHKDFTQREHFKTHMKTHTGEKPFSCSICCKDFTRRDYFKTHMSTHTGEKPYTCSVCCKSFAQSPHLKRHMSTHTGEKPHTCSVCGKSFVQSPHLKRHMRTHTGEKVLSCSVCGERLSSKYQCKKHKCAGENSSSK from the coding sequence atgagaatacacactggagaaaaacctttttcctgctcagaatgtggtaaaagttttgtaacaaatcaaagtttaaaagcacacatgggaacacacactggagaaaaacctttttcatgttcaatctgcggtaaaggtttaactcataggcaacatttaaaaatacacatgagaatacacactggagaaaaacctttttcctgctcaaaatgtagtaaaagttttgtaacaaatcaaagtttaaaagcacacatgggaacacacactggagaaaaacctttttcatgttcaatctgtagtaaaggtttaACTCATAGGcaacatttgaaagtacacatgagaatacacactggagaaaaacctttttcctgctcagaatgtggtaaaagttttataataaatcaaagtttaaaagcacacatgagaacacacactggagaaaaacctttttcatgttcaatctgtggtaaagatttTACACATAGGccacatttgaaagtacacatgagaacacacactggagaaaaacctttttcatgttcaatctgccataaagattttactcaaagggagcatttcaaaacacacatgaaaacacacactggagaaaaacctttttcatgttcaatctgctgTAAAGATTTTACTCGCAGGGACTATTTCAAAACACACATGagtacacacactggagaaaaaccttatacatgttcagtatgttgtaaaagttTTGCACAAAGTCcgcatttgaaaagacacatgagtacacacactggagaaaaacctcatACATGTTCagtatgtggtaaaagttttgtacaAAGTCcgcatttgaaaagacacatgagaacacacactggagagaaagtgttgagttgcagtgtgtgtggtgaaagattgtcttctaagtaccagtgtaagaaacacaagtgtgctggtgagaacagcagcagcaaatga
- the LOC140680137 gene encoding uncharacterized protein has translation MLKEDPPKRKTRHHGPSGVSFSSLTQTLPCKKEEEDSLTPHIKEEEEEHSVSQEEDHIEGLVEFPVTGVPVKSEDDEVKGESEEKREAEPPSSSSTQHMTTEADGDHCEGSQADKILAPLSDSEDTTSHSPDTDDEDSKDDATCHTDNTHFTCSHCHKTFKYHSSLKRHMRTHTGEKTFICSICSKSFVESHTLKVHMRTHTSEKTFSCSICGKGFTQWQSFKKHLRTHTGEKPFSCSTCGKGFTQSQHLKGHMRTHTGEKPFSCSNCGKGFTKSQYLKVHMRTHTGEKPFSCSTCGKEFTQSQSVKMHMKKHTGEKPFSCSTCGKGFTQRQSLKRHMRRHPGEKVLSCSTNRRPLIEVPRAGDASYGSHMSEMYFGTRPMKHLHTSRAV, from the exons ATGTTGAAGGAGGATCCACCAAAGAGGAAGACCAGGCACCACGGACCCTCTGGTGTCTCTttttcctctttgacacagaccctgccctgtaaaaaggaagaggaagactcactgaccccccacattaaagaggaagaggaggaacacagcgttAGTCAGGAAGAAGATCATattgaaggactggtggagttcccagtgactggtgtccctgtgaagagtgaagatgatgaggtcaaaggtgaaagtgaggagaagagagaggcggagcctccaagcagcagctcaacacaacacatgacaacagaagctgatggagaccactgtgaaggatcacaagcagacaagatcttagctccactatcagatagtgaggacacaacgtcacactctcctgacactgatgatgaagactctaaagatgatgcaacatgtcacactgacaacactcacttcacatgttctcactgtcacaaaacttttaaataccatagttcgctgaaaagacacatgagaacacacactggagaaaaaacttttatctgttcaatctgtagtaaaagTTTTGTAGAAAGTCACacattgaaagtacacatgagaacacacactagtgaaaaaactttttcttgttcaatctgtggtaaaggttttacacaatggCAATCTTTCAAAAAAcacttgagaacacacactggtgaaaaacccttttcctgttcaacctgtggtaaaggttttacacaaagtcaacatttgaaaggacacatgagaacacacactggtgaaaaacccttttcctgttcaaactgtggtaaaggttttactaaaagtcaatatttgaaagtacacatgagaacacacactggtgaaaaacctttttcctgttcaacttgtggtaaagaGTTCACACAAAGTCAGAGTGTGAAAATGCACATGAAaaaacacactggtgaaaaacctttttcttgttcaacttgtggtaaaggttttacacaaaggcaatctttgaaaagacacatgagaagacacccaggagagaaagtgttgagttgca GTACCAACAGGAGACCACTCATTGAAGTTCCCAGAGCAGGAGATGCTTCATATGGCTctcacatgtcagagatgtactttggcacaagaccaatgAAACACTTGCACACAAGCAGAGCTGTTTGA